Genomic window (Bacillus pumilus):
CTGCTGACTATGGTGTACCTCAAATTAGAAAAAGAGTTTTTATTGTGGGTGTTAGATCAGATATAGACGTTGAACATATTCCACCAATTCCAACTACACCGGATAATCCAGTAACTTCCAGAAAAGCAATCGATGATCTATGGAATATGGAAGTAAACTCTAATGTTCCAAACCACACTCAAATATCTAAAGCAAAATTTTATCCCGGAAGACGTTTGCAAGGTAATTCTCAAATAAAAGAAGACCAACCTTCAGTTACAATTCGAGCAGAACACCACGGTAATATTGAAGGGCATTATCGTTCAACTAATCCAGAAGACCCGGAAAATATGTTATTTTGGAGACGATTAACAGTTAGAGAATGTGCTAGAATTCAGTCTTTCCCTGATAACTTTGTATTTCAAGGTTCTGCTACTATGACGTACAAGCAAGTTGGTAATGCGGTTCCACCGGTTCTTGGTTGGCATATAGCTCAATCTGTACAACAAGTACTGCTGAATGCAGAAAAGTTAAAATTTGATGATAATAAAACACAAATAGCAATGAATTTTTAACCGCCGTATTTTGGCGGTTATTTGTTTGGAAAAAAACTGTCCATTTGACAGTCAATCCGGATAATTTCTTATTTTGCATCTATTTCCACTCATCTTTATTTGCCTAACCATGGTTTTGAGAGCATCAAAAACCAACATTGAGTAATCCAAGACCTCAAATTGTTTTATTTTTTCTTTTGGAGCGGTAGAACTAGTACTAGTACTAGATAATTCATTTAATAATCCTTTTCTTTTGGTCACAAAAAAACCTCCTATATCGAAAGTGATATAAGCCAATAATAGGTGTAATTTCTTACATTACCGTTATACTGACCGTTTCACTATACAATATAGAAGGTTGATTTGACGGGTTTTAGCACCCGATTTAAATACGTCCCAGGAGAGATTCGAACTCCCGACCGACGCCTTAGAAGGGCGTTGCTCTATCCAGCTGAGCTACTGGGACATGTTGTTATGTAGTGTTCTGTTGGTGAGTACCTCACCGACAAGATTTATTATATTACTATTGTTCTTTAAAGTCAACGGTTTTTCGAAAGTTTTTTTCATAAGGGGCAGATGCTGCACCCTTATGAAATACCTTCCAATGTGACAGTGTTTTCGAGGTCTTGTATGACCTGACCTTCGTCTGTGAAAAACTGTACGTTCGCTTCGCTTCCATCTAGTGTCAGTATAGCGTAGCTGCGCTCTTTACGCACTCTTGGCAGGTGCACACTGCCTGGGTTAATGAGCAGTTTTCCTCTTAGCAGCTCACTGCCTGGGATGTGCGAGTGGCCAAAGCAGATGATGTCTGCGCCTAGCTCTTCTGCACGGTAGTAGACTTGAAGCAAGGATTGTTTGATGCCATGCAGATGTCCGTGAGTGAGAAATAGTTTTCCGCCTCCATCAAGTGGGAGCAGGAGTTCTTCTTCAAAATCGCCCATAAAGTCACAATTTCCTTTGACGACTTTGTATCCTTCGAGTGCTGGGTGGTTCGTTTCGAGTTCTGAATCTCCGCAGTGAATCATCATGTCCACTTCAGCCGCATGCCGTTTGGCAATGGTTTGAAGTTCGTCTGTGAGTCCATGACTGTCACTAATGATGAGTATCTTCATGGCTTCATTCCCCCTTATTCATTTGCGTCTAGCAGTGATGAAAGCTTTTGAAGCGCGACCGCTCGATGGCTAATCTTGTTTTTCTCCTCTGGTGAAAGCTCAGCCATCGTCTGGTCTTTGTCTTTGACGATGAAAATCGGGTCGTATCCGAAGCCGTTTTCGCCGATTGGTTCTTCTGAGATGTAGCCTTCTACTGATCCTTCTACCGTCTTTGTTTCTTTACCCGGTATGCTCACAGCCAGGGCACATCTGAATCTAGCTGTACGGTCTTCTTTTTCAATGCCTTGAAGCTCGCTCAGCACTTTTTCCACATTCTCAGCATCATCCTTATGCTCACCAGCGTATCTCGCTGAATAAACGCCAGGTTTTCCGCCAAGATAGTCAATCGACAAACCGGAATCGTCTGCAATGACCATTTCACCTGCTTTGGCTTGAATCGCCTCGGCTTTGATGATGGCATTTTCTTCGAAGGTTTGTCCTGTTTCTTCAATCTCTTCAGTGAATCCGATATCTGCTAGTGTTTTGACCGTGAATCCTTTTGGCTCAAGAATGGCTTTGAATTCTTTCGCTTTGCCCGCATTGTGCGTTGCAATGATGGCTGTTTTCATCCTGATCAAACCCTTCTTTTTATTCGATGACTTCTCCTGTAACCGCTTTTTGCTTTTCGATTAATTCTTTGATGCCCTTTTCGGCTAAATCGAGCAGTCCGTTTAGCTGTTCTCTTGAGAATGTCGCTTCTTCGCCTGTGCCTTGAAGTTCAACAAAGCGTCCAGCGCCTGTCATGATGACATTCATATCTACTTCAGCTGAAGAATCTTCTTCATAATTTAAATCTAACAGAAGACCTTGCTGAGAATCAATTCCGACGGATATCGCCGCTAAATAATCAGTGATCGGGTTTTGTTTGATGACGCCTTCTGCTCGAAGCTTTTGAATCGCAAGTGTCATGGCAACAAAAGCACCAGTAATAGATGCTGTACGTGTTCCGCCGTCAGCTTGAATGACATCACAGTCAATCCAAATCGTGCGTTCGCCAAGTTTTTCTAGGTCAACGACTGCACGGAGGGCTCGTCCAATTAATCGCTGAATTTCCATTGTACGTCCTGTGACTTTTCCTTTAGATGATTCTCTAATGGTTCTTTGTGCGGTTGCTCTTGGAAGCATGCTATATTCTGCTGTAATCCAGCCTTTTCCTTCTCCTCTTAAAAAAGGAGGTACGCGGTCTTCGATGGATGCGTTACAAATCACCTTCGTATTTCCCGCTGAGATTAAGACAGAGCCTTCTGGATGCGTGATGTAGCCTGCCTCTATTTCAATTTTTCTTAATTCGTCATATTGTCTTTCATCTAATCTCATGATTTACCTCCGTTACGATATACATTCCGCGCGCGATTCCAGCGGGGTTCTCCTACTAACTTTGACAACCTCAGCTCGTTCTAATCGCTTGGAATAAAAAAGAGGCAGCGAATATGCATGCCTCTTTTTCTCCATTATATCAATGTGTGCCGTTAAAAACTACCTGTATTCACTTGTTCTGGTCTTGAAACCGGCTTTGTCAGCTCTGTTCCTTTTTCGTTCACAAGCTCAGCCTTACCATTTACCTTGACAGATACGCTTTTCACGTCCGGAAGCTCTGTTAATGTGAGCACAATGCTATCAAGAACTTTTTGTGAAATGACCTTTTTCTTTTCATCTGCACTGCCAAAAATGGATTCATTGAAATCAAGTGTCACATGTCCGTCCTTTACTTTCGGGACATCATTCAGCTTCACATCTTGATCAAAGTCTGTAAGCAATTGGCTAGTTTTGCTTGGCCCAGAGACGAGCTCATGGATGGCTGCTGTAATTGGATCATCCTCATCTTTTGGCGCTCTTGTGGTGACCGGAACGTAGTAGGTCTGTTTATCAGATTCAGCTAAATAATAGACGGTCACTGGCTTTGTTGATGTCATATCAGCGGCAGCCTCGTGCTGAATATTAATACCGTCTTCTCTGCTTAAATCATCTGAAATCGGTGTACCATTCACAGGCATTTCTTTCAGCTCATGTCCGTTCATTTTCAATTTCACTTTTGCAACCGAATCAAACTGCGTTAACGTCCAAGTGACAGATTGCAGGATGCGCTGTTCATCTTCTTTTTTATAGTTTTTGAATTCGTTTGAAAAATCCACAATGGCCGTTCCGTCTTTAATGTCGACAGATACGCTCGTGTCAGCCGGCAAAACAGCTCGGAATCCATTTGGCATCAAGTTAGAAATCGGCCCCCCGTCTACAAGGTATTCAAGGGTTTGTTTAGCACTTCCTTCGTTTTTCGGCAGCGGAACGGATTGAGAGACGACATACCCGTTTTTATCAATTAAATATAATTCTCTCATGACTGTATCTGCCTTCTTCTCTTCTTTTCCTTCTTTGGCTGTTTGTTTATCTTCTTTATTTTCTTTCACATATGTGACGTTTTGTGGTGGATCAATCTCTGTTTTCGCTTGGTCTGTTTGAAACAATCCGCATCCTGACAAAAGCATGGCTGACGCGATACACGTAACAGCTGCTGTAGTTCCTTTTTTCAGCATACTTCACCCTCCTCTAGTAGTTTGTACTACTATGTATACGAGCTCCTCGTGCGGATTAGACCCTTTTCATAAAAAAATAACCCACCTCAAGAAGAAGCGGGTTATTGCTGATAGACTTGTTCAAGTGATACAGTTTCGACGTTCCCTGGCAGGTAACCAAACCAATCACGAGCGATGTTTTGAAAATTTTGCTGCTGTCCTGTTGTATAAAATGTATGAACAGGTGCTTCTTGAGACGTGTTTAACAGTCCTTTATACGAAAGAATCGTACTGGCTTCTCTCGCTGTCTCATCCCCTGATGAAATAATACTCACATCACTCCCCATAAAGCGCTGAATCGGCTCCTTTAAAATCGGATAGTGCGTGCAGCCAAGAATGAGCGTATCAATTCCTGTTTCTTTCATTGGTGCAAGGGAGTCTTTCACGACTTCGTCTGCTGTCTGATCTAAAAACGTCCCGCTTTCTACAAATGGAACAAGCAGCGGACATGCCAAGCTTTGAACGGTTAGCCCTGCTTTTAGTGATAGGAGCGCTTCCTTGTATGCCTCGCTTTTGATTGTATTGGCTGTACCAATGACGCCAATATGCTGGTTGTTTGTCACCTTGATCGCTGTACGAGAGCCTGGCTGAATTACGCCAATGACTGGGATATCGAGTGTTGCTTTAATTTCATCAAGTGCAATGGCCGTAGCTGTGTTGCATGCAATGACGAGCATTTTAATATGATGATGTCTTAATAAGTAGTGTGCCATTTCCCAAGTATATTGAAGAACCTCTTCTTCTTTCCGCGGGCCATACGGACACCGTTTTGTATCGCCTACGTAAATGATCTTTTCTTTTGGCAGTTGTCTCATGATTTCCTTTGCAACGGTTAAACCGCCGACGCCGGAATCAATGACGCCGATTGGTTGATCCAACAAAATCGCCTCATTTTCTTTTCATTTGCTGCTGTAGTTTCGTTAAGGATTGGTTGAAAACGATGGCTTCTTCTTCTGAGAAAGCCCCTAGAAGTTCACTGACGTATTCTTGGCGTTTGACAATCACTTCTTGAATGATCCGCTCACCTTCAGGCAATAAGTGAATGCGAACCACGCGGCGGTCAGAAGGATCTTTCACTCGTTCGACAAGTTCACTTTTTTCCATTCGATCAATTAAGTCGGTTGTTGTGCTGCAAGCCAAATACATCTTTTGTGATAGCTCACCTATTGTCATATCCCCGAATTCATAAAGCCACTGAAGCCCTACAAATTGAGGTGGTGTAATCGTATATTGATTCAGGATTTCTCTGCCTTTTTGCTTAATAATTGCAGCAATATGGCGCAATGATTTTTCAATCTCTGCTACATGGTCGAACTCATTCGTTTCCATTTCATTGATACCTCACTATAGCATCTCACTTTAATTAAAACGTACATTCCTATTTTCCTCGTTTTTCAAAGAAAATGCAAGAAGAGACTCATGGAAACCATATAGAAATAACCGGTTCCTCCCTGGTGCGGGAGGAAGACCGGCTGACTTTAGAGCTCTAGCTCACCCATACGCAGAAGCTCGACTACGGCCTGTGAACGACCTTTGACTCCTAGCTTTTGCATGGCATTTGTTATGCATACCTTTTACAAATATTATAACGCAGTTAATTAATTAAATCTATAATGGAAGTTCATTTGCCCATTTGGATGAATCACAATGTGATCAATGAGCTTTTCAAATACATGCTTCAGGTCCTTTTCTCTGTCTTCAAGTTCTTGAAGAACTGCTTGAATTTGAGCCATTGAATTTTTTTCGTTTTGAACCTGTTGTAATGAGAATAAACTCTGTTCGAGCTTTATTATTTTTGTCTGAATATCATTGCGTTTCGTTTGGAATTCAGCCTTTGAAATAATTTGATCTTCTAGGTAAAGTTCAAGTAATCTTTTATTCTGTGTTTCAAGGGACTTCAATTCTGCTTTAATAGTCTTCATTTGTTTTTCTTTTTGATCAATAGCATTCTTTTTGAAATCGTGTGTTATACCGCCTGAAAATTCAATAAGATTTTCAATTACTAAGTCTCTAACTTCTTCATACATAATAGGAACATGATTTACGCAGCCTTCATTACCAGCTCTCCGATAATTACTGCATTTTACGTATTTCCAATAGGTTTTTTCCCCATTTTTTTTGGCTCTGCTAGTTTGGATAATGACCATGTTAGAACCACATTTTCCGCAAATAAGTAATTGTCTCAACTCATTCCACGGTGTGAATTTAGTTTTTTTATTGACAGTCTGTTTATTATTTGCTTTTTCCCAATCCTCTCTTGAGACAATCGGCGGGCAAAAGTCTTCGTAAACGGTCCATTTTTCGGGTGGATTCCGAATGAATTTTTTTCGACCATCAACTTTTATCGTAGTATGCCTATTAGCTATATGCACGCCGCAATAAATAGGGTTTCTTAAAATGGTTTGAACTGTTGTGAGCTGCCAATTACTACGTTTTTTTGGAGGTGGTATTTCACCTAGCTTACATTTTTCTTGCAAAGCGTATGTAACCCTTTTATGACCCAATCCCTCGTTATTATAAAGATGAAAAATTAATCTTATAACTTGAGCTTCACTTTCGTTAATCACTAAGTGTTTACCATCTTTCTGGTAACCGTAAGGCACTCTTCCTGAATGCTCACCGCGCCTGGCTTTGGCTGCAAGTACACCACTTATATTGACTGACATAGACTTAGGTAACTGCTCCGCAAAGAGAGCAGACATTTCAAATTTCATTGACGCTTTACTCTCGTAAAGGGAGTCATAGTCTTCTTCGAGTGTAACGACACGAACCCCATTAGACACTAGAATCTCTCTGATATATAACGCATCTTTTAAGTCACGGGCAAGACGTGTGATGGACTTAAAAATGACCATTTTTATTTCTTTCTTTTCAGCCAATGAAAAAATGTATTTCATTGCTGCCCTATCTTCAAGGACGGTTCCGCTTATACCGTCGTCTAACAAAACAGAACGGTCATCCCATTCATAATTGTGTTGCTCGATCCAATATCGACAAACATCAATTTGGTTTTCCTTCGATGAAATTTGCTCGTCTCGATCAGTTGAAACCCTCGTATAAACCTTATAAGGATAATCATCATATTTTATGATTTCATCGACTGTCTCTTTTCGAAAGCTCATATAACCCACCTCGGTTATTATTATTATAATTAAAGTATAACATCATAATAAGATGCTTTTACTTACGAATTTAGACACCGAACAAACATTCTGATAAAATGATTTCGAGGTGAGAGTATGACTGATCTCGAAAGAAAAATTTATCGAATTATCTACAATATGAGTCGGTTTCGCAAGAACCCTTCGATGGATGAACTTAAACGGAAAACGGGTAGGGATGAGCCAGCGATTCGTAAGGCAGTTGAAAATCTTATTTCTCGAAAAGAAATTAGATGGGATAAAGAGAAAAAGGAATGGCGGTTCTGATTATATTGCTTTTTATGGGATATTCAGTAAAATGAATTTAATATATTATTGAAACAGGAGGGATAACATGATTAGAATTAAACCATGTGCAGACAATACTTTTTCATATGTCATTGAATCATTAGATAGAGAAACAGGGAAAAGAAAAAGGATAGTTCGAAAAGGATTTGCTTCAAAAAATGAAGCAATGAAAGCAGCAGAAGCAAAAGAAAAAGAAATGTAGATTCATAGATTTTCGAACGCTGAAAAATAATGCCCAAATAAAAAGCCCCTCCAAACGGAAGGGCATTTTCATTTAAAACAAGAAAAAGTTAATTGCATAGTAAACACCGTCAGCAATAATTTGTGCTGACCCTCCACCAATTTTCGGTTCTAAAGCAGCATAAAGCCTTTTCTTGATTATGTTTGCAGTAACATCAGGTATATTTGCGAATTCTTCAATTTTTTTAGCTATGAAATTGGAATTCTCTTTAAATGCTTTAGCAGCTTGCTTGTCAGCTTTTTTCAAAACAAGACTTGCTGCTTTTCCACCATACCTTACACCTTCTGCTACTATTTCAGCAGCTAACTTTACTAGGTATCCTCTAAAGCCTTGAGTTTGGATGATAGGGTCTTCTATTTCTGTTTCATCCGCTAGACTCTTTAACGACTGTATTTTCACTTGAATCTGTTGTGATGCCATAGTCTCATTATCATTATTAGGAGTTGCGGCTCTTGATACAGTCGGTAACAATGTTGATACTAATAGTAAAGTTGTTAACGCAACAATAAGTAATTTAGATACAAATTTATTCATTTTACCACCACCCTTCTTAAGTGGTATTATATACTAAATTTATAAATATTTGTATATTAAATTCGATGAAAAGGATGATTGTCATGAGAAAAATCTATAATTATATGAATAAGGAACAGAAGCAACATGCAATAAAGTTGCTGCATGAAGACATAAAGGAATTGAAAAAGGAACAATCACAAGAAGAAGAAAAAGGGTATCCCGGGGTAATAAAGGCAGCTATCGAAGAAACGATTGAAAGATACAAAAAAGATATAGAATTTCTTGAAAATGATTTAAAAAAGTGAGCAGGCTTAACGCCTGCCCTTTTTATTTTAATAGCTTTTCTAACGCTGCTTTAGTCTTTGGACCATAGATACCATCAGAAGTAAGCCCATGCATAAGCTGGAATCGTTTGACCGCATTCGCTGTTTTTGGTCCGTAATAGCCGTCAATACCATTGTTTTTTGCCCCTTTGTCAGGGTAGAAATAGAGTGCCGCTAAAGCCTCTTGAATTCGCCTTACAGCGTCCCCTTTCTTCATAGGTGTTTTCACCTTAAAGATGCCCGTTGGGAGCTTGTGCGCCTTCTTAGATGCTTTTTTATTAGGTGTTTTTGTGGATGATGTTTTCTCAGGCTTCGAAGATGATGTTTTACCGCCCAATGCCTTCAGCTCTTTTTCAATGGCTGCTTTAAATGAGCTCCATCTACCTTCAGATAAGATCCGGTGTGGACAATACTTCCCATTCCAATCTTGATGCTTGCGTACTCGATCAACACCCCAACCACGTTCTTTAAGCAACTGCGCCACAAATTTAATAGCCAGCTTTTCCGCAGCCTTGTATCTAGCACCGCCAGACTCGCTATAACAAATTTCAATCGCAATTGACTTGCGGTTACCAGTACCATTTGTGCCGTCACCCGAATGCCACGCATTGCGATCTAATGGAATAGCTTGGATCACCTTTTTATTGTCCACTGCAAAATGATAACTTGTTGAACTGGTGTTATTGATCATATAGTTAATTTCTCTTTCAGCTGTGGCGTCGTTTGCTGTATTGTGGATAGTAATGTATTCCGCATTCATTTTATTTGGACATTTTAAACCGTATCTACTGGACGGTACCATTTTCTTTTTTACTTTGATTGCCATATTCATCTACTCCTTAAATTTTGATATAAAAAATGCCGCCTAATGGCAGCTCTTTATTTTGTTAACCCTTTTTGTTGCAGCACTTCTTTTTGTAGCTTGCCTTTCTCAGTCACGTAATTGTTTTTAAACCATGCCATCAAGGTTGTGACAATTGTAAAAATCATTGAGAAAGCAAGGTACAATGTGTCAGCCAACGAAGTGACTTGATCCTCACTGATCGGCAAAACAGGTTTTCCAAACATAATTAACGCCTGGTTGATTAGCGCAATAAAAAGAAGCACCGTGCGAACGACCGTGCCTTTGTCAAAGTTTTTCATATTAATTTCCTCTTTTCGTTTTATTTTTGGTTTCTTTCGATTCTGTCTAGTTTTTCAATGACAACATCATACTTCTCACTAAACTTTGCTAGTACGTCATTTTGTGCGTCTATTTGTTCGTTTAGCTTGTTCTCACGCTCTTTTGTCGTGTTCAATACATAAAACAGCACCCAACAAAAAAGAACCGCAAACGGTCCCTGTGTCATCAAATACTGCGCAATATCCATTTCCATTTTGTTCACCTTCTCCCGCCATAAACATAAAAAATAAGCCTACACTTCGTATGGCTCACCTGTGATTTCCTCATATTGTTCGGGTGTGATTCTCCCCGCTGCCACTGTGTTATATACCATTTCTTTTGTCCATAATTCTCTATCATAAAAACCTTTGATTCTACTGAACCAATCGAAATCACTCACGATGGATCACCCCCTAATGCAAACAAGTAATAAAGCTCGGCAACTTGTTTCTCCATGAGGTCTATTTTTGACGGCTGCGGCTTTGGCTGCAAGCTCTCTATATACTCTTTGGATGCTGATTCAAACCACACTCTTTTTTTCTCGTCATACTCGGGAAGATACAACCCCTCTTGTGGTCGTACATCCGTAGCATTTTTCGGAATCTCTTCATAATCACTTATCACATCTTCGCCTAAATACATAAAATTTTCGTCATATAAAAAAATATGCATGTACCTTACCTCCTACCACAACGGAATAGATTCATTTATTTCAAATCTGCTTACAAAAGAATTATCGTTAGCAGACATCCCATCAAAACGCAAAGAACCATCTTTTTCTAATGTGAATCTAGCAGAGCCATAAGACCCTACCGTTGCACCGAGAAACACAGCTTTTGAAGCCGGTTTTTGAGTAAAACGGGCAATGACTGCATCATTTGCCGGGACTCCCTCAAAGGACCCTCGAAGTAGTAATTCATTTTGACGTATGGAGAATTGGAGAGGGTTACTCGCATATTGTTTTACTGTTCCAGCGACTAACGTCACCTGATTCCATGTGCTGATTGAATCATCATCCGTCAGCATACGTTTCCACCCTCTGAACGATCCGTCCGTATGAGTCGTTCCCCACCAATGAAGATTATCTCCACTTCGGATAATATGGAACGTTTTTCGGTTGTTGCTGTTGTCTATTATATAAATATTGAACCAAGATGAATCGGTTTTACTCGGCATATTCACAACATTTGTTCCAACGGCGTAATAACAACCCGACGGCAACGTTAATATGTCCGTACCATTCGGCAACAATTGGCTTTGCCCTGTTTCAGATAGCAAATTATGATTCGAGAGTCTAGCCCATCCACTCCACGAATTATTGTTTAAATAATTGGTGTAAATGTTATTGGCGTAATCCGTAGCATACACCCATCCAAACGTCCCCTTTCCATTTGTCGCATCCGTCATGTGGAAAAAGCCTCTGAATGAACGGTGATTAGGCAAGTCTTTTGAATTAGCTATTGCATAGAAGGTTCCTTGCCCTAATCCATTATTGATAACTTCGTCTAAGATGCTTAAAGAAGTATCCTTAATTGAGATCAATGGCATTCCTGAATCTAGCGTAATTTTCTTTTGCTGAAAACCCGCAACAAGGTCTTTAGCCATTTTCAATGCTCCGTCGGGTGTCTCTGCGTGATCGTCCGTATATTTTTTAGCTGCTGCAAGCGCTTCGGCTACTTTAGCTTTTGCACCTTCTTTTGTTTCAAGCGCTTCAAGATCGTCAAGCTTTTCTTTCAAGTGGTCTAGCTGCTCCTGCAACTCTGCGGTGATTTCGTCGATACTTCCTTGCAACTCTGCTGCCATGCGTTCTATTTCGGTTTTAAGTGTTTGGAAATCGTCGATATAATACTCCGCAACCGGGACAATGTCCTGATCGATTAAATTACGTTGTATCGTAAAAGTAAACTCATGAACCGACATTGATTGAGTGTTTCGATAATAAAGATTGAGCGCGGCTCTCACTCGTCCATATTGTTTGATTTCCTCGTCATCAAGGACGTACGTGGCCAATCCTTCCACTTTATCAACCAATTCAATATCTCTGACATGTTTTGCCCCCGAATCAAATTTTAGTACAAGTTTCGCATCTACTGCGGATAAAGGAAGAGGAACGCCGTCTTTACGCAATGTAAAAAGAAGTTTTGCGGTCCCGATATCCTGTGTTGAGAATACAATTTGTGATTGATATACACTTTGCGTATAAGCATCGATATCGAATTTTAACCCGCCATTTTTAAAGATCTTATTATCCGTCACAGTATCCCCCCTTAAGTGATATTTCCGGCTGTGAGTATTGGATCAACGCTCTTATCATTTAATGCTGATACTTTCCCAGCGCCTTTTAATCGGTTGCCGTAATGCTGTATGGATGAACATTTGCTAGTTAAATACATACCGTGTCGACCTGTTTTCCCGGTTGCTGTGTTATTACGAACGGCGCTATTTTTGACGCCATCCATGAACAAAATAAAGTCATATTCATCCCCACGCTTGCCCGCATTCATGATCGTGTTTTCATCTACTTGTACATATTCAGAATCACCCGAGACAGATATACCCGAGAAACCGATCTCTTCAAGCGTGTTATCATCCACCGAAACATAATCGCAATTTCCTTCCTCGATCCGCACGCCATTCCCTTGAATGTCACGCCCTGTGTTGTGGTGAACCTTTCCCCGGGTGCTGCGTGTAACCAGTACGCCGTGGTGTCCAATGTTCTCCATATTGTTACCTTCAATAACAAAATGCTTCACATCTGAAACATGAATACCGTGCCTTGTCGTCCCGTCAATTTGATTGCCCTTAATAGCCACATGATCAATGGTTTGATACCCTTTACGGCCGTACACCTGTATTGCGTGGTCAACTGACATATTGATAAATTTGTTGTTTGTAATTGTGTGACGCTTTGTCTTGTTTACTCTGCCAGTCGGGTTTCCGTTTTTGTCTTGAGTATAAACGCTGCTGACGCTTGGCAATAACGTTCTAACGCCGCCGGAACAGTTTTCAAAAGTGTTACCGTCAACAAATACGTCTTGCCATTTGTTGCCCGATACCGCCCATTCTGTGCAATCGTAAACCTTGTTATTGAGGAATCTAATGCCTGAATAAAGAACACCGTCAGTGCTTGTATGTGAATCAATCGCTCTAGGATAGCCTCCAAGCTCTGCGGATTTTCTAATCTTACAGTTTTGCATGGTGATGTTTCGTGTTGGCGTATGATCATAGGCACCAAAAGCGCCAAAATTGCTTGCTGAACGCATTAAATCAACTTGAACAGCTGCCGAAAACCATCTGTCCCCTACGTAATCCGCAAACCCTTCGAATGTCACATTATCAATCAAGACATCTTCATTCCCTGCACAATCAAACGCATGTCCACCACAAACATTTCTCAAAGTGATATCTCGCATGGTGATTCCAGACGCATGAGCAAACGCAAAAATAGAACATTGCTGTTTGATCACATGCCCCATACTGTCAATAATCCCTTGTCCCTCGATGACGATATTCCCATTCCCGTTATAACCAGTGCTTTGATCGGTTGCGTCGCCGTTAACAAACATTGATCCAACAAAATCACGTTTTACATGCACGCCTGCTTGAAACTCAATTCTTGCTCCCTGATAAACCCTTATTGTCTCTCTTTGGGTGTATGTCCCGGGAGGCACAACGATTTTGACAGGGTATGTTTTCGATAGGTCGAGTGCTGCTTGCATCGCTTTCGTGAAATTGCCTAGTTTATTCAAAAAAGGCTTAAGCGACACATAAACCATTGCATCACTAATCTTCTGATCAATTTGCGCAAATTCGTAGTCAAATCGGTCTTTTGCTGTGGGATGA
Coding sequences:
- a CDS encoding peptidoglycan recognition protein family protein; the protein is MAIKVKKKMVPSSRYGLKCPNKMNAEYITIHNTANDATAEREINYMINNTSSTSYHFAVDNKKVIQAIPLDRNAWHSGDGTNGTGNRKSIAIEICYSESGGARYKAAEKLAIKFVAQLLKERGWGVDRVRKHQDWNGKYCPHRILSEGRWSSFKAAIEKELKALGGKTSSSKPEKTSSTKTPNKKASKKAHKLPTGIFKVKTPMKKGDAVRRIQEALAALYFYPDKGAKNNGIDGYYGPKTANAVKRFQLMHGLTSDGIYGPKTKAALEKLLK
- a CDS encoding phage baseplate upper protein translates to MTDNKIFKNGGLKFDIDAYTQSVYQSQIVFSTQDIGTAKLLFTLRKDGVPLPLSAVDAKLVLKFDSGAKHVRDIELVDKVEGLATYVLDDEEIKQYGRVRAALNLYYRNTQSMSVHEFTFTIQRNLIDQDIVPVAEYYIDDFQTLKTEIERMAAELQGSIDEITAELQEQLDHLKEKLDDLEALETKEGAKAKVAEALAAAKKYTDDHAETPDGALKMAKDLVAGFQQKKITLDSGMPLISIKDTSLSILDEVINNGLGQGTFYAIANSKDLPNHRSFRGFFHMTDATNGKGTFGWVYATDYANNIYTNYLNNNSWSGWARLSNHNLLSETGQSQLLPNGTDILTLPSGCYYAVGTNVVNMPSKTDSSWFNIYIIDNSNNRKTFHIIRSGDNLHWWGTTHTDGSFRGWKRMLTDDDSISTWNQVTLVAGTVKQYASNPLQFSIRQNELLLRGSFEGVPANDAVIARFTQKPASKAVFLGATVGSYGSARFTLEKDGSLRFDGMSANDNSFVSRFEINESIPLW
- a CDS encoding BhlA/UviB family holin-like peptide, whose amino-acid sequence is MEMDIAQYLMTQGPFAVLFCWVLFYVLNTTKERENKLNEQIDAQNDVLAKFSEKYDVVIEKLDRIERNQK
- a CDS encoding XkdX family protein, producing the protein MSDFDWFSRIKGFYDRELWTKEMVYNTVAAGRITPEQYEEITGEPYEV
- a CDS encoding phage holin codes for the protein MKNFDKGTVVRTVLLFIALINQALIMFGKPVLPISEDQVTSLADTLYLAFSMIFTIVTTLMAWFKNNYVTEKGKLQKEVLQQKGLTK
- a CDS encoding recombinase family protein; its protein translation is MSFRKETVDEIIKYDDYPYKVYTRVSTDRDEQISSKENQIDVCRYWIEQHNYEWDDRSVLLDDGISGTVLEDRAAMKYIFSLAEKKEIKMVIFKSITRLARDLKDALYIREILVSNGVRVVTLEEDYDSLYESKASMKFEMSALFAEQLPKSMSVNISGVLAAKARRGEHSGRVPYGYQKDGKHLVINESEAQVIRLIFHLYNNEGLGHKRVTYALQEKCKLGEIPPPKKRSNWQLTTVQTILRNPIYCGVHIANRHTTIKVDGRKKFIRNPPEKWTVYEDFCPPIVSREDWEKANNKQTVNKKTKFTPWNELRQLLICGKCGSNMVIIQTSRAKKNGEKTYWKYVKCSNYRRAGNEGCVNHVPIMYEEVRDLVIENLIEFSGGITHDFKKNAIDQKEKQMKTIKAELKSLETQNKRLLELYLEDQIISKAEFQTKRNDIQTKIIKLEQSLFSLQQVQNEKNSMAQIQAVLQELEDREKDLKHVFEKLIDHIVIHPNGQMNFHYRFN
- a CDS encoding Arm DNA-binding domain-containing protein, whose product is MIRIKPCADNTFSYVIESLDRETGKRKRIVRKGFASKNEAMKAAEAKEKEM